Proteins co-encoded in one Papaver somniferum cultivar HN1 chromosome 5, ASM357369v1, whole genome shotgun sequence genomic window:
- the LOC113280514 gene encoding trichohyalin-like, with amino-acid sequence MEVIEENSHEDENLEDQRERRRVIDLATNRYEHPRELLRRANTNCEREEEDPSQGQMILHGRKMLRDEYERKREIARARDRQRRREELEERELQSRLRFINNGVRGRECHRIDDIDQCQVTPQEREISRHRYDRTCNEERHDKVQIEANTERRRRRREETEKQEIQEAIRQNNHENRLRQARLKRPMQEDLDQSLSE; translated from the coding sequence ATGGAAGTCATTGAAGAAAACTCgcatgaagatgaaaatttggAAGATCAAAGGGAAAGGAGACGTGTAATTGACTTAGCAACTAATCGATATGAACATCCACGCGAACTTCTTCGTCGTGCAAATACTAATTGTGAAAGGGAAGAAGAGGATCCAAGTCAAGGACAAATGATATTACATGGTAGAAAAATGTTGAGAGACGAATATGAGCGCAAACGAGAGATTGCACGTGCGAGAGATAGACagagaagaagggaagaattagaagaacGAGAATTACAAAGCAGATTGCGTTTTATTAATAATGGAGTAAGGGGACGCGAGTGTCATCGCATAGATGATATAGATCAATGTCAAGTTAcaccacaagaaagagaaatatcaagACATCGATATGATCGCACATGCAATGAAGAAAGACATGATAAAGTACAAATTGAAGCAAATACTGAAAGGCGTAGGCGAAGAAGAGAGGAAACTGAAAAACAGGAGATACAAGAGGCAATACGACAAaacaatcatgagaatagattgagacaagcaagattaaaaagaccCATGCAAGAGGATTTGGATCAATCATTAAGCGAATAA
- the LOC113280515 gene encoding aspartyl protease family protein 2-like yields the protein MASESSNNDGDGDGDDDYDFSFPIAPGPYWKLPSPSLVLEYFTVLRVSTSPAIDYVLVVDTGSSLTWIQCFPCNKCYEQVAPIFDPKRSATYSVRYCNQHVSPCDGCNDRGECTYNYVYGDGSYSQGVIAQEVYSVGDHMMNLTIGCAHNSSGTFNHSDGILGLGRAEFSFASQVDRRYGFKKFSYCLVDKSMKEVPVVSSIRFGNDLLDLPSDVVYTPIIQNPDHYYINLTSIIVASKLITVHTSLPNGIMVDSGALLSSFPRPLYEAVRDPFRVAALRLGWKPVTYKYHDTCYDLSSYTGGIVTVKAPEVILYFAGDDEAAIDLKAENVLFNYAWVEANFYCLAFRPNLYEGFAILGNVQQQGIRVVYDNVEKVIGWFDSLMNGTITDSDVTSRAIMLGVYGLKDVEKCFSSSTTFSGGIGLIIRNVAGTQQAARCIYLTEIRSAEQAECIGLWQAVRWEKEQKLEKVHFEMDAKFVVDAVNKNNGAIDWRLHNIVLDIKHLFSVYFLEIVLCSKIKK from the exons ATGGCATCAGAAAGTTCTAATAATGATGGCGATGGCGATGGCGATGAcgattatgatttttcatttcctATTGCACCAGGTCCTTACTGGAAACTACCAAGTCCATCATTAGTTCTTGAATACTTTACCGTGTTGAGAGTCAGTACATCGCCGGCGATTGATTACGTTCTTGTGGTAGATACAGGAAGTTCTCTCACGTGGATCCAATGCTTTCCTTGTAATAAATGTTATGAGCAAGTAGCTCCCATATTTGATCCAAAACGGTCCGCAACGTATTCGGTCAGGTATTGTAATCAACATGTATCACCTTGTGATGGATGTAACGATCGTGGAGAATGCACTTACAATTATGTCTATGGTGACGGATCATACTCGCAAGGAGTAATAGCTCAAGAAGTTTACAGTGTCGGTGATCATATGATGAATTTGACTATCGGATGCGCGCATAATAGTAGCGGAACATTTAATCATTCCGATGGAATATTGGGGCTTGGTCGTGCTGAATTCTCTTTTGCATCTCAAGTTGATCGTAGGTATGGTTTTAAAAAGTTCTCTTATTGTCTCGTCGATAAGTCCATGAAAGAAGTACCTGTTGTATCATCTATAAGATTTGGCAATGACTTATTAGATCTACCGAGCGATGTAGTGTATACACCGATTATTCAAAACCCCGACCATTACTACATCAACCTTACTAGTATTATTGTAGCGAGCAAACTAATTACAGTTCATACGTCACTCCCCAATGGAATAATGGTTGATTCAGGAGCTTTGCTCTCCTCGTTTCCTCGGCCTCTTTATGAAGCTGTACGTGATCCATTCCGTGTTGCTGCTCTTAGACTTGGTTGGAAACCTGTGACTTACAAATATCATGACACGTGCTATGATTTGAGTTCATATACTGGGGGAATTGTCACTGTCAAAGCACCAGAGGTGATTTTGTACTTCGCCGGTGATGATGAGGCAGCTATCGACTTGAAAGCTGAAAACGTATTGTTTAATTATGCTTGGGTCGAGGCGAATTTTTATTGTCTTGCATTTCGGCCAAATTTATACGAGGGGTTTGCGATTCTCGGTAATGTACAACAACAAGGAATCCGTGTTGTATATGATAATGTTGAAAAAGTTATTGG TTGGTTTGACAGCCTGATGAATGGAACAATAACAGACAGTGATGTAACTTCTAGAGCTATAATGCTTGGAGTTTATGGTCTGAAAGATGTGGAAAAGTGTTTCAGCAG TTCCACTACTTTTTCAGGTGGCATTGGTCTAATAATTAGAAATGTTGCAGGAACACAACAAGCAGCAAGGTGTATCTATCTAACGGAAATTAGAAGTGCAGAACAGGCGGAGTGCATTGGACTGTGGCAGGCTGTGCGTTGGGAAAAGGAGCAAAAGTTAGAGAAAGTTCACTTTGAGATGGATGCCAAATTCgttgttgatgctgttaacaaaAACAATGGAGCCATTGATTGGAGACTGCACAACATTGTTCTTGACATTAAACATTTGTTTTCAGTTTACTTCTTGGAAATTGTCTTATGTTCCAAAATAAAGAAATAA
- the LOC113280516 gene encoding aspartyl protease family protein 2-like — protein MDLIKHQHLSDKLMGSNSNNGGNIDEGFEFPVTPGKYWNTSMISAFLYEYYVVLRISISPSNPYLLHMDTGSSLTWIQCLPCDKCFEQVAPMYNPIRSLTYSVKYCSEYKSLCSGCNERGECTYSRVYGDETYSHGVIAGEVCRLDQSDSVFLMNLTFGCAHNSSEKYKGMDGFLGLGRGELSFASQLDSRYGFKKFSYCLVDKSTTKILPESSLRFGEDVLDQPTDVVYTPMIQNPKLSSQYFINLTSISVADNHIPTHMSLPNGIMVDSGSTDTWLPKPIYEAVRDSFHAAALQLGWKQDVSEYPANLCYDMSIFTDGISIINTPAVTLYFDGDDDAFVELQPQNLLRNYPRIGVNIHCLAVQASIWDGIAILGNTQQQGIRVVYDNVASVIGFDPNSC, from the coding sequence ATGGATCTAATTAAACACCAACACCTATCCGACAAGCTTATGGGGTCAAATTCAAACAATGGAGGCAATATTGATGAGGGTTTCGAGTTTCCCGTTACACCAGGTAAATACTGGAATACATCAATGATATCAGCATTTCTTTATGAGTACTACGTTGTGTTGAGAATTAGTATATCgccatcgaatccgtatttacttCATATGGATACGGGAAGTTCTCTCACATGGATTCAATGCTTGCCGTGTGATAAATGTTTTGAACAAGTAGCTCCGATGTACAATCCAATACGATCCCTAACATATTCGGTCAAATATTGTTCCGAGTACAAATCACTTTGTAGTGGATGTAACGAACGCGGAGAATGCACTTATAGTAGAGTCTATGGTGACGAAACATATTCGCATGGAGTGATTGCCGGAGAAGTTTGTAGACTTGATCAATCAGATAGTGTTTTCTTGATGAATTTGACTTTTGGGTGTGCGCATAATAGTAGCGAAAAATATAAAGGTATGGATGGATTCTTAGGCCTTGGGCGTGGTGAATTGTCTTTTGCATCTCAGCTTGACAGTAGGTATGGTTTCAAAAAGTTTTCTTATTGTCTTGTTGATAAATCCACGACGAAAATACTTCCTGAATCATCTTTAAGGTTTGGCGAAGACGTATTAGATCAACCAACCGATGTAGTATATACGCCGATGATTCAAAACCCCAAGTTATCCTCACAGTACTTCATTAACCTCACTAGTATTAGTGTAGCGGATAATCATATTCCTACTCATATGTCACTCCCCAATGGGATAATGGTTGATTCAGGATCCACGGATACTTGGTTACCTAAGCCTATTTATGAAGCTGTGCGTGATTCATTCCACGCTGCTGCTCTTCAACTTGGTTGGAAACAGGACGTTTCCGAATATCCTGCTAATTTGTGTTACGATATGAGTATATTTACTGATGGGATTAGCATCATTAATACACCAGCGGTGACTTTGTACTTCGACGGTGATGACGATGCATTCGTCGAGTTACAACCTCAAAACCTTTTGAGGAATTATCCACGGATCGGTGTAAATATTCACTGTCTCGCAGTTCAGGCAAGCATATGGGATGGGATTGCAATTCTCGGTAATACACAACAACAAGGAATCCGTGTTGTATATGACAATGTTGCATCAGTTATTGGGTTTGATCCAAATAGCTGCTAA